attattctaaacatttatgtgtgtgATACGTGCACAAATattagtacataagcacataagcatcgccatgctgggacagaccaagggtccatcaagcccagcaccctatcaccgacagcggccaaaagaacaagcaatttgtcccacccatcctagaaatactgtattccctcgtccaatAACATATGTGCATATGTTGTACAATTAGCCCATATCCTGGTACTGCCAGGGCAGTCTGGGTGGAGCCGTGGCACCCAGATAAATATCTGAGCAAGTTAGGATAGTATAATAGCTGTCACACCTTGTCCAGATAGCTATTGgggtaccagcattaaatattggTGGTGCCTGGATAATTGCTAGCCAATGCCAAatacctgaatattcattgttggtgTCTGGGTAAGGCCTGGTGCTAAATAaagaagtatttaaaaaaaaacaccctgatggtcagtgtttaaaaaaacactggcCACTTAAGGTTAAATGTTACCCCCTATGTTTTCAAATGAAAATTCACCtatatttaggagcttaaaaggtTATACTTCTAAATTTAGGTCTGCTatttatttgcctagatttatgatccTAATTAAAGTGTctactgctgaaaatgagcagtAAAGTAATTTTTCTTCCCCTGCCTAAATCTGCCTCTCTTGCCACCCAATGTTTAGGCACctttaaatttaggagtttagtgaaattttcagccctagtaaattttcaaagagtccattcactaaagtgtggtaaaggtttgcacttaccatggcataaaatacaaaaatgaatgTGAATTAAGTGCAGAGCCTGGGCTTTCTCTTGTTCCCACAACATGTCCCTATACAGCTGCCACACAGAAGATACTTTACCACGTGGTAAGTGTAGAGAAACATGCATCTGGGTTAACCACAATGCGTAGCTCATACCCGTTCCCTGCTCATTTCTCACCTCATAACACActaagcaggtgaagggaatcgTATAACCTAGACAGGTGCAGACATTTATGCGTGCATTCCAcaggtaaatgtttagaatattagcagATACTCATGTAAATGCTAGCTGGGCACCTATGTGCTAGTCTCCAAATAGCCACCTAGCACACacagtgtgtatttgcaagggggcgtgCACAGGGGAGGAGCATAGGCGGTACTTAGGTGGGGCTTCCACTTACAcaggcaacttatagaatactgtaggtTAGGCGTGCCCCTGTCGCATTtagccaggtctatggctggtgtaactgtgagttgctaaatgttaggcatgcagATAGCGGATTACGTTAGCATTCTATAAAAGAGCctaggttccattacagaataagtATCTACCACTCAAAAATAtgtgaattagcacatgctaactgtcaTGTCAGGTTACTGTGTTCATGCACTAATTTATGCACTACCTGGTTAGCGTagtttagtaaacatgccctatctcaaaccctttgaatatcagtctcCATATTTTTATTTGATGTCCGGCGCAAAATGTTTTGCAGTTTGTAGTCCTGCCATCCTAGTAGTAAAAAACGGTGTTACAAATTCTTAATGGCTTGCTCTGAATTTATAAACAGGCCTGGCGTCGAGGCTGAGAAACGCCAGGCTGCAGTAGTGTAGGAAGGAATTTCTCCAAGGGAGGGGCATAGTAATTTTTTGCATTACCCAAcaaaatgctggggggggggggggggaggaggaagcaggACCGGCGTTAGGGGgcggcaaacagggcaattgccctgggcccccatactataggggataccaaacctgcttcaagctaaaggaggcataggctgaaggccagcttttgggcccccttcccggtttctgccctgggcccctgaatgtctaccACCAgccctgggtgggaggggggaatgccCTCTCTTCCTTACACCTATGCTAGGCTGAGCCCCTGCAGAAGCTCATTACCTTTAGCAGCTTGGCCCGAGGACCAGCTTGAGGAACTTCCACTGCTGCTAGATCCTGACCTGCAACGCAGAAATTAAGATTTGAAATGTGTTTCCTATTTTCTTATTAATGGCACTAAAAATTGAACATGATTGTGCAAGTCAGTAAAAAGGCCATAACCATGTAAGTATTCGTGAGTGTCCTGAAACTTGcaaatatattttcaaattctTGTATCATAATATTGATATTTTCAAACTGTGACCAAACCCTATCTAGGAGAGAGTGCAGTAATATAATCATTGCTTTAAGTAAGCAACTACAAGTagttaatattcagtggtacAATGAAAGAATCCTTCATGTTCTCCACAAAGGAATTTTATGAGGTCTTCAGGATACCAGAAGTAGATTCCTCTTTTTGAAAAGAAGAATGAATTTCTAACAAACTAAAATTTGGATGGCCATGTAACTCCATGTCAAAAGAAAGAAGACAAATCAATGCCATCTATTTCCATTCCATGCAAGGAGATGGATCCTGTTTTTACAACAGCCTGCATGAAGTGGGACAAAGCTGGGGCTTGCTCAGCAAGCTGTATATAGTCATGAGAGCCATGTTCAAACTTCTTGGCCTAGTTTAGTCATGGTTGCACCTAGGCCACTGTGCCTTGCCTTGACATGGACTGGCAGTGACAATCCTACAAGACAATTGATATTACTTTAATAGCTTAGGTAAGGGGGACTTGGTTTTGGGTTCTGAATGGGAATTTACATGCACGTCTACCCAAAGTGGACTGTATTGGCCATTTGGGCtacatctgctgtcatttactatgggaCAAATATTGAGTGCTCACAGCCATGGACTTTGCTGCTTCTGAAGAAATAGCAGTCAAATGGTGTTGATATTGAGTTTGAATGCTTTGTGTCTGTGTgtatatgaaagaaaaaaaaaatcatacatggTTCAGTTTATTTATGTGCCCTAATCAAATTTATAACTTAAAATGTATTGGGGTTGTTATTCAGGAGGAATCCAGATCCTACCTGGGTAAGTTTTATTGACTGGATCCGTACTTGGAATTTCAGTGACATTAATATTTATTCGGACTCCCGTGACACTATCTGGGTACTGCTGAGGCGGCTGAAGGACAGAGCCAGGAGTTACCTGGTTAATGGTGGTATGcagtccactaactggctaacCGTTTGGATACAGTTTGGACAGCAAAGAGGCTGAATACCTCCAGTACACAGATAAGTACTAGCAGCAACTTTATTCAGCAGTGGTATCCAGGTACAGCCCAGCGCTCAATAACTGGGAATAAAAAGCctatggcagatggcgtttaaaaAGTACTGTCTGACACGGGCTGAATATTCACCCAATTATGTTTTCCTAAATAATGCAGGTAAAATAAATGGGTCAATATTTAACACCTCGGTctgcatgttttaaaaatgtccaCTCCGGTATTTAACTATAAGCTATTTGGATAGTGGCCGGTGCTGAAAATCAGGATATAGCTGTCAGCGCAGGTGGTGTCCGAATAGTGGCGATATTTGGTCCTGCTATCTAGATAACTATCCTGATGATGTAGGGCGACCTTATTCCCGCCTGAATCATTTCTCAAACttctcatgctccacccatgcaCCACCCTGCACTCTCCAGGTAGGGGATAAGTCTCTATAGGTcacataaagttaggcaccaggatgaggCAATTATATaattgcattatagaatactagcataagtctgaaGGACACACCGAACTTTAGGGccgttttactaaagggttggcaagtGGCAATGGACTTGCCGCACGCCAATCCGGAAcgactgccaggctactgcaggagcccggcggtagttcccacctccaacaCACACCATTTCCGGCGCTCCAGCAATATTTCTATTTATGTACTGCggtggttaccaccaggttagcgcaggagcccttacccccccccccccccccaaaaaaaaatagccacgcagtaagtggttcatttaccacatggccatttcttgtcgAGAGAACAAAAagtcagccttttacctgctgcggtaaaatggggcctcagcacacataaAAATCATGAgctgacgctagcacaggcccccttttaactgcagcttagtaaaaggaccctttaggcaCAAGCTCTTAACTCAAAGGCTACAGTAGTCAAACTGGAGAAGAGCTTCTAAATATCAGGTCCAAATGAAACCATACCACCAAAGAAGGGCAGCCACGTGAGCTTAGGTTTCATTGCGATAACATTGGAATTGAAATTTAGGAACTGAAAGGATTATTTTTCTAATAGTGCCTTTTGCTTACCCTCCCTGTCCATCTAGCAGGCGTCGGTAGGTCTCAATCTCCTTCTCCAGCCGGGTCTTGATGTCTAGCAGCTGTTCATAGTCCGAGCTCTGTTGCTCCATGTCTGCTCTTATGGCTGCCAGTTGCTCCTCAATGCTGCTAATCGTAGCCTGCATCTGCGCAATCTGAAGACAGAAGCGCCCTTCTGTTTCCGCTAGGGTTTCTTCCAGAGTTTTTTTCTGTCAATGcataagaggaagaggaagaggaagatgccCATCAAACAGATAAAGCACAATTTTTGCCCATGAGATATATAGATTGTATGCTCACCAAGCATGGATAATGTTTCCTATAGccattacattttcaatagtgaatcTTTTTCAGTATGAGCCTCTCAACTCCTAGAAAAATGCTTTACCAAAGTAACTTAAAAAAGTAAAGAATGGCCATAAAGAacttaaaggaaacttcagaaaatgcataataaaaaaaaaatgcccagttAAAATAAGAAAAGCTCAGAACATAACGCAGAGTAGCATGTAAATCAGTTCTTCTGCATTCCTTTGCATCCTTGCAGTAGTGTACTGGAGTTCAGAAATTTCTGGAAGAGTTTAAAAATTGACGAAAGACATGCTGCTGGGAAAAGGTAATACTACAGCTCTATcacatctgaagaagaagggaccTGAGTGGTCTTGAAAACTCATGTGCTATTCCACCTTTTTTTGGTTAGCACTTGTCGATTCATGTAAACAGAGCATTTGGGTCTAGTTCAATCTATCTGTTCATTCGAAGGGATGAGAATTTCAGCTGTAGGGGTTGGAAAGGTGGAATATAGACCAACCCTACTGAACATGATCAATCTAACAAGAGTGAGGTAATTTTTAATGGAGTCCAGTCAAACACTGATAGAAAATGCGTGCACAAGCGTTGCTTTTCATGCCCTCCTCTGCTAGCCTGCTTACAAAGGCTTCATTTTTCAAAAACTTTGCATTACAAAAGCTGTCCAAAGTGAGTTGGCACATACATGGGCAAGTAATGACTGCAGCTCTATCTCCAAAGCCTGAAGAGAACGCCTGAGGTCTGTCATTTCGGTTTTGCTGGTCTGACCTTGCTGAAGGTTGCTCGAAATCTGTTGTTTCAGGTCACCGCTCTGAGAggacaaaagaaaagaaattacatTTCTTGATAATCAAATGGGTTTCTGCTATCAATTTTGCCTGATAGAGTAGGCCAGACAAGAATCACCCACCCTTTTGTGGAACTGCTCTTCAGCTTCTCTGCGGTTCTTCTCAGCTAAACCTTCATACTGAGCTCTCATGTCATTCAGGATCTTGGTAAGATCAATACCTGCTGCGGCATTCATCTGTACATCTATATCTCCAACAGGGGTTCCTTTCAGACCTTTCACCTcctggaaacagagaaaatgaaaatgtctttAAATGCAGGCATGCAGTGCCAAACAgagaatttttctttttcattaccaGGTATTATTGTCTTATCCAGGAGCTTTGATCTTCTGTTGGAGGACAAGTAATGAAGATATCACAGTTTGTCGATAATATAACATATACAACATAAGGAACCCTGAAATCGTGCACTTGTCAAGTTACATACCCAGCCTTCCAAGACAGGAAGCCTAGAGCTAACGACAGAGGGATGGTGCCAAGGATCTTGatttgaattggggggggggggggggggaaaacagTGAGCAATTAACATGCTCCAGGCATTGGAGAGCCCAGTCATAGTACTGGGGCATTAATCCCATCCACTACTCAACCAGTACGCAAATTTAAAGAAATGCATAAACCAATCATGATAGGATTGGCTTTACCATTAGAAAGGTAGGTGCTTGCCTAGACATCAACTTCTGGGGTGTGGaagagagcagctgcagtcaaagacaATCGGATCTTCTCTAAATCACTAAAGGCTTGGCTATTTGGTCATATAAATGAGTAGTCATGTTTATTGGATTTCAGATTTgctgattttctgttttctaaTGTGTTTGGTCCCAGATTTTAATGATGTTTGTTATGTTATATTTTATGCTACTGTAAGGTTTGGAACATTGAAAACTGCCAAGCATGATCtaccagggattctcaacccagtcctcgggacacacccagccagtcagtttttcaggatatgcaagaaataaatttgcatgcactacccccCATTGTATGAAGCTCTCTctcaatgctaaatagtagtagtagtagtagtctcaatgcatactcattgtgggtatccagaaaacctggctggctggctgtatcctgaggactgggttgagaacctcaggTCTAAACAATAAGTCATGACACTAACGCCCACTAAAACAACCACCTGTGTGTATTTTTATCTTCagatggcttttgaaaattgccctcatgaGGAGATTatttttatgttgtttcttatggGTGCAGAAAGAGGCATTTATAGCACCAGAGAAGTAGGCACAGTTGCCCATTCGGTCACCCCTCCAAAGCCTAAGTCCACATGAGCAGCTGTAAATGATAacaactggttttttttttaagtatttgtatAAACACTGCTCAAGCCTACTAAAATGGCCTCCAAAACATTATAAAAATAGGGGCTGGGTAAGCCTTCAGAGAAGCCACACAGTGACAGCCTTCCACACTGATCCTTTTAAATCAGGGTTTATGGCCTGCTGTTCCACCCACCACCCCTCACATTGTTGTTCTGTTTGAGTGAGTTAATGAGCCTATGGACCTAGGAGAAAACTGGGTGGAAGACAGGGAAGGGATTAAGTAAACAGACATGAGGGCCACTCCCCAGCACCaacataagtatttatttatttggtgggatttattaacgcctttatgaagagattcacgcaaggcggtgtacagcaggaacagtttaacatcaaacgtacaattttgttaacagcagaacaatagtaaaatgaccaaatatatatacaataaatgaggtcaaCTTGAAAATGGGaaatgaaacctaataataggacaaatcagaaatatacacatttaacagcactgaaattcaaataacagagatatgatatgatgtcagcataatactcatattgggtcagaccaatggtccatgcagCCCagaatcctgcccccaacattggccaagccaggtcacaagcacctgacaaaaacccaaacagtggcaacagtccatgctatcaatcccagggaaacagtggcttccccatgtccgtctcaatagcagaccatggattcttcctccagaaacctgtccaaacccagatatgccaaccactgtcaccacatcctctggcaaagagttccagagcccaaccattcgctgagtgaaaaaatattccctcctatttgtctcAAAAatacttccatgtaactttccTGTGTTTCCATTTTAAAACTCTCCAAAGTGGGGTTCTGGATGGTTCTGACTTCAGAGGAAGAAGCAGCAGGTAAGAAGTATCACTTCCCAATTTTTGCTGccatagaaaggggggggggggagttctggtcCCTGTGACCCCAATTCTCTTTCTGCCAGCTTGCTTACTTGCCAGGTAAAAAATCTTCCTTGGGAGCCATGGAACCAACCCATTTGACAGGCCCCTCCTAATCATGTGGGTcttaggcatgtgcctagtttaCCTATGCCTTATTCCTGCCCTAGTGAAAGAAGTGGGGTGTCTGCAGATAGGCATATGTCAAGTTCATGGGTACCTTTGCTAAGGACAGTTGGGAATATTCCCAATTGGTGCACCAAGAAAACTGTAATATGtgtggttttcttttttaaaatgtgtttaaagGGAATATTCAATTGCAGTCTAATCTGGGGACTATATTCACCCAATGGCAGTTAGCATTTCTTTAAACGCTGGTTGCTATGAACTGACCTGTACATCCAGCGCCAACCCCCATCCAGACACAGCACTAGCACTGCATATCCGAGTCTGGAGTGACCACAGGGGGTTACTCAAgtgccaccaatattcagctatGGTGGCTGTGCAGTTGCCTGTTTACATTAGAAATGCCTCTTTGCTGTCCTAAGATAACCAGATAGCCACTTAATATCGGCAGCACCCAGGAGTATCTTGCAAGAAATTAGGAAGTATTCGTACCTCTTCATGGTTTTTCTTGAGGAAGAGCAGTTCCTCAGTCAGGCTCTCCACTTGCATCTCCTGGTGAGACTTAGTCAGGGTCAGCTCGTCCAGGACTCTGCGCAGACCATTGATGTCAGCTTCCACGCTCTGGCGCAGCACCAGTTCATTCTCATACCTGAGCAAggaaatcaaaaaagaaaaaaatgatttaGAATGGAAATAAATTTACCTGCtcatttttttcccccccttttctaattcccaaTAAACATCAATTCTGGATTCTCAGCCCTGTGGTGCTGCATGAAATGCAGTATAGAAAATGTTACATGCAAACTTTCCTTTGCTGTTTGAGCTTGCATAAATTTATGGTCATTGGATTTATGGCAATGTTTGCGTTTTCAAATGTTGTTTTGGTGACCTTAATACAAAGCGCttagacagagaaaggagatagATTTGGCTGCTGTTTTCAGTTTTAAGGAACTCTTCTTTCACATGATGTGGTTTAGACATGTAGTATTATCAAAATAGCTTGTTCCACTTACTTCAGTTTGAAATCATCAGCAGCCAGCCGGGCATTGTCAATCTGTAGAATTATTCGACCATTATCAATAGTAGCATCAATGATCTAGAAGACAGGAGGATGCACAGAGAAAGATGTCAGTGTCTGATGGTACAGACTGACTAatagttttcctttccagtttacaAAAACAGCCTCTAAAAAAACACATATTTGCTTGGATAATTGTCTCTCACACATATTAATACAGATTATTTATGCATTTAATAATCTCTTCTCTCACCTGTCAAAGTTGTAAAGGAATGGTTATGTTtggatttttctttactcaggtTGAGCTACATA
The sequence above is a segment of the Microcaecilia unicolor chromosome 12, aMicUni1.1, whole genome shotgun sequence genome. Coding sequences within it:
- the LOC115482286 gene encoding keratin-3, type I cytoskeletal 51 kDa-like isoform X2, with protein sequence MQNLNDRLAAYLDKVRSLEEANTELERKIKEWYDKHRPGSSTGGPGRDYSKYYQAIDDLNKKIIDATIDNGRIILQIDNARLAADDFKLKYENELVLRQSVEADINGLRRVLDELTLTKSHQEMQVESLTEELLFLKKNHEEEVKGLKGTPVGDIDVQMNAAAGIDLTKILNDMRAQYEGLAEKNRREAEEQFHKRSGDLKQQISSNLQQGQTSKTEMTDLRRSLQALEIELQSLLAHKKTLEETLAETEGRFCLQIAQMQATISSIEEQLAAIRADMEQQSSDYEQLLDIKTRLEKEIETYRRLLDGQGGSGSSSSGSSSSWSSGQAAKVPNKVTKVRTIIEEIHDGKVVSTRVKEES
- the LOC115482286 gene encoding keratin, type I cytoskeletal 24-like isoform X1, producing the protein MQNLNDRLAAYLDKVRSLEEANTELERKIKEWYDKHRPGSSTGGPGRDYSKYYQAIDDLNKKIIDATIDNGRIILQIDNARLAADDFKLKYENELVLRQSVEADINGLRRVLDELTLTKSHQEMQVESLTEELLFLKKNHEEEVKGLKGTPVGDIDVQMNAAAGIDLTKILNDMRAQYEGLAEKNRREAEEQFHKRSGDLKQQISSNLQQGQTSKTEMTDLRRSLQALEIELQSLLAHKKTLEETLAETEGRFCLQIAQMQATISSIEEQLAAIRADMEQQSSDYEQLLDIKTRLEKEIETYRRLLDGQGGTKQGYKSENNY